Proteins encoded by one window of Pseudobdellovibrionaceae bacterium:
- a CDS encoding MnmC family methyltransferase translates to MVDKDIPSQDEFPFEWITTKDGSFTLKPLQEGSEWMHSLHGAYSESQYIYGEAIRKALTRTEAVALPQPLHIFSLGLGLGYVEWIALLECLRAQVQFQIHTYESEDSLKDLFIQNACHDSLAFSYLTKHLLLDYTPEEISHALNVLKFSFSPDHEDHTKPLCFYPAFPSADVGSTSLNSPACHLILYDAYSSKSQNELWEQKQLEVFLSLQAAEEFCVFATYASTSALKKALKNKGFKLESKKGFANKRESILAVRDLGSLGVI, encoded by the coding sequence ATGGTCGATAAGGATATACCTAGTCAAGATGAATTCCCTTTTGAGTGGATCACCACTAAAGATGGGTCTTTTACTCTTAAACCCTTACAAGAGGGATCTGAGTGGATGCACTCTTTACACGGGGCCTACAGTGAATCCCAGTACATTTATGGTGAGGCCATACGTAAAGCTCTTACAAGAACTGAAGCGGTGGCTTTGCCTCAACCACTGCATATCTTTTCTTTGGGACTGGGTTTAGGTTATGTCGAGTGGATTGCGCTTTTGGAATGCTTAAGGGCGCAAGTGCAGTTTCAGATTCACACTTATGAGTCTGAAGACAGTTTGAAGGATCTATTTATTCAGAATGCGTGTCATGACAGTTTGGCCTTTTCTTATTTAACCAAACATCTGCTTTTGGATTACACCCCAGAAGAGATTTCGCACGCTCTGAATGTTTTGAAGTTTAGTTTTTCACCAGATCATGAGGATCATACAAAGCCTCTTTGTTTTTATCCCGCCTTTCCGTCGGCGGATGTTGGCAGCACATCTTTAAACAGCCCTGCCTGTCATCTTATTTTGTATGATGCTTATAGTTCAAAGTCACAAAATGAACTGTGGGAGCAAAAGCAGTTAGAAGTGTTTTTGTCTTTACAGGCGGCAGAAGAGTTTTGTGTGTTTGCCACATACGCCAGCACTTCGGCATTAAAAAAAGCCCTTAAGAATAAGGGCTTCAAGTTAGAATCTAAAAAAGGTTTTGCGAATAAAAGAGAAAGTATCCTAGCCGTGAGAGACTTGGGCTCTCTTGGAGTTATTTAA
- a CDS encoding TIGR01212 family radical SAM protein (This family includes YhcC from E. coli K-12, an uncharacterized radical SAM protein.) has protein sequence MTRYILIDHKPYMNLNAWKGNPYYPISVYYERLFGEKVYKIPVTTVDDCPNRRGLKGMETCIFCDVWGSAARSESLTMNLRAQIEKYKTQIGKKFNAKKFLVYFQAYTNSFEKISTLREQFELCLEYEDIVGFVVGTRPDCISPALFKLWQEFHEKRFMFIELGAQSFSNAQLEFMKRGHTAEQSFKAIERIRENTDVKIGLHLMFGWPNETLQDVREAASICNSLNIDSVKLHNLHVLDQTPLADLYFAEQFTPIEREPYAEMVTHFIERLSPDIPVHRLAAYASRKEELIAPSWTSRKKETHQYLVDEFLKRQTFQGRLFDTEAHRVSSSLD, from the coding sequence TTGACTAGGTATATCCTTATCGACCATAAACCTTATATGAACCTGAATGCATGGAAGGGCAACCCCTATTACCCCATTAGCGTCTATTATGAACGCCTTTTCGGGGAAAAAGTTTATAAAATTCCTGTCACCACAGTCGATGACTGTCCTAATCGCCGTGGTTTAAAGGGCATGGAGACCTGCATTTTTTGTGATGTTTGGGGGTCTGCTGCGCGTTCAGAATCCCTCACCATGAACCTCCGAGCACAGATTGAAAAGTACAAAACCCAAATCGGCAAAAAATTTAACGCTAAAAAATTTCTGGTGTACTTTCAGGCCTACACCAATAGCTTTGAGAAGATCAGCACCTTAAGAGAGCAGTTCGAGCTTTGCCTAGAATACGAAGACATCGTAGGTTTTGTCGTGGGCACTCGTCCTGATTGCATCTCCCCTGCTTTATTTAAACTTTGGCAGGAGTTTCATGAAAAGCGTTTTATGTTTATTGAACTGGGTGCACAAAGCTTTTCCAATGCGCAGTTAGAATTCATGAAACGAGGTCATACAGCAGAACAGTCCTTTAAAGCCATCGAGCGCATTCGTGAAAACACGGATGTAAAGATCGGCCTGCATCTTATGTTTGGCTGGCCCAACGAAACTCTACAAGATGTTCGTGAGGCGGCAAGCATCTGTAATTCTCTCAATATTGACAGTGTGAAGCTGCATAATCTTCATGTCTTAGATCAAACACCTCTGGCAGATTTATATTTTGCCGAGCAGTTCACTCCCATTGAACGTGAGCCTTACGCAGAAATGGTCACTCACTTTATCGAACGACTCTCTCCAGACATTCCCGTTCACCGACTCGCTGCCTACGCCTCCAGAAAAGAAGAGCTGATTGCCCCAAGCTGGACTTCACGTAAGAAGGAAACCCACCAGTATCTTGTGGATGAGTTTCTGAAACGTCAGACTTTTCAAGGACGGCTTTTTGATACAGAGGCGCACAGAGTCTCGTCATCGCTAGACTGA
- a CDS encoding trypsin-like peptidase domain-containing protein, translating to MIFKPATLMLALSALLLAGCGQDAESHKTTTEPQFETQVIYGSDDRRDWYEADAAFQRLAQSTVGLFYSSDLVTSGNSVAVRTSRPNWCSDEPFQNQGTGAFCSGFLVGPDLIVTAGHCIRSQSSCNTTKFAFGFALKTRNHDYKTLSKDDVYGCRELLTTQVEGAGADYAVVRLDRPVVGYQPLSIRRSGTIARNTELVVIGHPAGLPSKIADNARVRSVANSYFVANLDTYGGNSGSAVFNTQTHEVEGILVRGDNDFVFSNGCRRSNVCADGGCRGEDVTKIENVLSFVPALNGGGNGGGTDVGGEDDEDEDTGSATPAMFQSNSVQNIPDNSRDGLLSNIDSTQAVQGRNIKVHVNITHPYVGDLAIGLVSPTGKVVNLRNRQGGSMRNLVGVFGDTLISTGDMNVLKNEPAGRWQLYILDLAYLDAGRLNNWALEFK from the coding sequence ATGATTTTTAAACCAGCAACGCTTATGCTCGCACTTTCGGCTTTACTTCTTGCGGGCTGTGGCCAAGACGCAGAATCACACAAAACAACAACGGAACCACAATTTGAAACACAAGTGATCTATGGTTCTGATGATCGCAGAGACTGGTATGAGGCCGATGCTGCATTTCAAAGACTTGCTCAATCTACTGTAGGTCTATTTTATAGTTCTGATCTCGTAACATCAGGCAACAGTGTAGCTGTAAGAACCTCTCGTCCTAATTGGTGTTCTGATGAGCCTTTCCAAAATCAAGGTACAGGAGCTTTTTGTTCTGGCTTCTTAGTTGGACCCGATCTTATTGTGACTGCTGGACACTGTATCCGTTCACAATCTTCGTGTAACACTACAAAGTTTGCTTTTGGTTTTGCGCTTAAAACTCGTAACCATGATTATAAAACTTTATCCAAAGATGATGTTTATGGCTGTCGCGAACTTCTCACCACTCAAGTTGAAGGTGCAGGAGCCGACTATGCCGTTGTTCGTTTGGATAGACCAGTGGTAGGTTATCAGCCTTTGTCCATCCGTCGCTCAGGAACCATCGCACGCAATACTGAACTCGTTGTGATTGGTCACCCCGCAGGACTACCTTCTAAAATTGCTGACAATGCTCGTGTAAGATCCGTAGCTAATTCTTACTTTGTGGCCAACCTAGATACTTATGGTGGGAACTCAGGCTCTGCTGTGTTTAACACTCAAACTCATGAAGTAGAAGGCATTTTAGTTCGTGGTGATAACGACTTCGTATTTAGCAATGGTTGCCGCAGATCCAATGTGTGTGCAGATGGTGGTTGCCGTGGGGAAGACGTCACTAAAATTGAAAACGTCTTATCTTTCGTTCCTGCCTTAAATGGTGGTGGTAACGGCGGTGGTACTGACGTAGGCGGAGAAGACGATGAAGACGAAGACACTGGTAGTGCTACACCTGCCATGTTCCAATCCAACTCTGTGCAAAATATTCCTGACAACTCTCGCGATGGCTTACTGAGCAACATTGACTCTACACAAGCCGTACAGGGCAGAAACATCAAAGTTCATGTCAATATCACTCACCCGTATGTAGGTGACCTTGCTATTGGTTTAGTAAGTCCCACAGGCAAAGTGGTCAACTTACGTAACCGCCAAGGGGGCTCTATGAGAAACTTAGTGGGAGTTTTTGGCGATACTCTAATCTCAACAGGAGATATGAATGTTTTAAAGAATGAACCTGCTGGACGCTGGCAGCTTTATATTCTTGATCTGGCTTATTTAGATGCTGGTCGCTTAAACAACTGGGCCTTGGAGTTTAAATAA